The DNA region ACTGATTTGCTAAGAGAGTCTCTAGATAAAGTCAAGCAGATTCAAAAAAATCTCttagcagctcagagtaggcagaaggagtatgcagaTCGAAAGGTCCTGGATCTTGAGTTTATGGTTGGGAAACAAGTGTTGTtaaaagtctcacctatgaagggtgtgataaggttttgaaagaaaggtaagcttagtcctagaTTTATTGACCCGAATGAGATTCTAAATTGTATAGGGGAGGTAGAATTTGAGCTAGCTTATCCCCAAGTTTTTCCGATGTTCACCCGTTGTTTCATATCTCTATGTTGAAAAAGTATCATGGTGATAGGTCCTATATCATTCGTTGGTATTCGATGTTGTTAGATAAGAATTTAtcctatgaggaagagcctattaaAATATTGGATGGAGAGGTGTgtaagttgaggtcgaaggaaaTCGCGTCAGTTAAGGTCCAGTGGAAGAATCGACCTGTTGAGGAAGCCACTTAGGAGACCGAATCTGATATGCACAATGAGTAACCCTATCTTTTTACTGAGTGAGGTACCTTTCCGCTTGTTTCATTCCTTTTTGTCCATTCGAGGATGAACAATTATTCAATTGGCATCTGATATAATGACCCTCTTGGTCATTATACATACTTTGACCATTCTATCCTTGCTAGTACTTCCCCGAGGCTAGAAATGAGCGAACCTAAATAATTTGGTTTGATGTTTGTTGTGTTTTGTGACTTGTAAGTGACTCTATGATATGTTTTTCACTTGGTTTGGCTGTTGACTTATGTTCATAGggctttagaatgattttgagaaACTAAGTATAAAAATGTTGCAATTTTTATGCTAATTGGTTCACAATGCCTCATTGCAACGAGATCGTTGCAGCGAAGACTTGGTTCGCTGCAATGAAGGGTGGAAAAATCCCAAGGTTCATTGCAGCGAGGGAAACGTTCAGTGAGACTTAGGTCACTGTAATGAAGATCACTTAAGTCTAATGACGAGTTTAAGTAGTTAATTTGTGCCCACACTTCTTGTAATCCCCAAAACAGTTGCCAAGAGCATAGAGGCgaatttctaaggctagggcactaTTCTCCATTAAAGGTAAGCCTTAATCACCAACTTTCTTCGCTTAATGTTCATATTAGATTCTTGTTTCAATCAAAAGACCATTAACGAGAATTGAAGGGTAGAACATAAACACCAAGAAAACCCTATAATACTAATGGGTTACTGTATATCATAGTttaatgttgtttaatcatctaagagAAAGGactatcacttcctaggatgagagcTAGTTATTCAATGATGGAAATTTCTTGTTGAGACCTAGGGCTCCAATAAAAATGAGAACTTTGCCTAAAATCAAATTTGTAAGATTGAATTGATTATAGAACCCATAAATAGAGTTAATATGATTGTTGTGTCTAGAATTAGGATCAATGGGTTCATGAGAAAAGTGAACCATTGATTAAGGATAGAAGTGGAAGCTttgtcttccccaaattgttattATTGAGTTAATGCTCATTTACTTACTTACCATTATGATTTATAGACTTTGAACATTCTGAGGCATTGTGGAAAGGAAAGGCTGTTGCGAAGTGATTCCATTGCTCAAATATGCTTTGAGGTAgattatggtttacttgagttagactttaattaATTGATTGTATATGTCATAGAATTCATGGGAGAAAGCATATCTAGGTTTTCGGACATGGAGTTTGGGTGATCGTTGTTAGTTGTATGATTAAATTTTGTGAAATGATTCTCCTTTATTGAGGTTGATAAACTTGAATTGTATTTTTGAGATCATTGAAAGGGAGGTGTTCATATATATCTTTCGGAGACGAATTAAGATAGCCACATATTATATTATCATTGAGCAGATTATTAGTGAGTCTTATTGTGACTTCTGATATTTGATTATACTTCATCGGTGTTGACTTGATACGTATTCTTGAATTATTCTTGTGATGTGATTATGAGGAAATTATTGATGATGATTGAGATGGGACATATACATCAGTTAAGGAACATTTGACAGGGAGTGATGATGTAGCCTAGTTATGAGCTTGTGGTCCGAGGCTcgttccggaatgagtggtatATGGACACCCTGGGCCCTCTATAGGTCATGGCtatgtcacgcctcgaaccatggcttgggcgtAACACGGAACTCGGTGCAtgtctgcatgtgaccgagcaaaccaactggctggctaGATCAGCATGTGGTATATTGATATCTAAGTATGATAAACACATGCTAATCGAGTGAGAACAACTGACTGAAATATATATTTCTGTGGAAGAAATACTAAAAGTCTGCAATATTGAATAAGTGGAAGTCAAACGGGCTAACACAATAACCAAACACAATACTGAATATCTGACTGACTGTAATCTATGAAGCCTCTGCTGAATAAGGAAATATTGACTgactaccgggacaaggccctcggAATATCTTAATACTGAAATATTGTCTGCTAACTGACTGAATATAAAGATAAAGATAGGGCCTCGGAGAACTGAGGTTCACCACTGACTAGCTGAATCTGAAAGCCTCCTAGCGAGCTGTGTCTGCACCTGGTATACTGGTATCTACATCATGAGATGCCGACCCTGAgcaaatgggacgtcagtacactggaattgtactaatatgtaaagcaactgaataaaATAATAAGCTAAACTGAAATGATGATAACTGGACTAAAACAAAGGAGCAAGGATATAGATACTCCGGTCCTGAATAATGAATAACCTGCTTACTGTCTGTGACCTTAGGTCTAATAATAATCATATGCATGAAAATCTATGGCATGATGcctaagtatacatatacataatctgtgACCTTAGGTCCATGTCTGTGGGCCTGATGCCCTAGTACAGGTATTCAATAACAAGCATTGAGACTGAGATATAACTGATGACGTGATACTGCTTACTGATTTTGAAGATGAAACTGGTAACTGTTCAAAATAATTCTAACTATTCATACTAAAACTCATGAGATACAAttcacaagtctatattgattacatactgagttcatgatattcaaattaatcaccatgaacgaattctgaaaCTATAAGCCTAGAAGATgacagttctacaactattcaagaaactagggctaaattgtattctgagtcaatttactgataagtatgaagaatgaggcgtcaGCAGAATCAAGAACATTCCCtgacgtagatagttagcctcacatacctgtaatCGCTCCAATCCGACGAACTAAACTGCTTTTCTGATGTAGAACACCAAACTCTAGCTTTGAATCACTTGggaaggatttaccttggaaatcctatgtttttgttgaagaatcatgttactaatcatgattaattattAGATTTACTTAGGAATTATTAGAACGATCGTACATAGATgtgggaggatgaggagaggaggaAAACGGCTGCTTAAGGCTTTACAATGAAGTTATAATGTCTAATAACTAAAATTTCGAGTTAAGTATTGAATTTATAGCATGGGGCATTTTGGAACCCCTGGCTCGCCGAGCGCGGTCTATGGCTTGCCCTTGCCTCGCTTTGGGGCGAGCTCCCTTGTCCATTTTACacttaaatattttttttgaatttttcccaCTTTTGGATCCCTACCGTACTGAGCGTGGTCCAAGGCGAGCCCTTGGCTCACTTTGGGGCGAGCTCGGCGAGGTCACCTGTCAATTTTACACTCAGTCGACAACGTTCAATAAAATgtgcataactcctagcacatagcttcgtttgggctccacaatgtaccgttggaaagatattttcaAAGGGATAAAACttttcatgttttgagttttctcaaattcttaaTAGATTTTTCCTAAGTCGGGTTGGAAGGAAGACCTACctaaaacttagccgattctatcgaatctgagcacccctctattagacattttgagacgatcatatctccttgataTGGACTCCgattggcctgatccttatatTCCTGGAAAGGTATTTCTGTGTACTATAACTTTCATCTAGGAATCTTTTCCAATTTCCCAATGAATCAAGGTGTTATGGTTGCCCGAAGTAGGCCCCTTAGCCATCTTTCGAAAAACGTTCAAACTTTCAAATTTTCTCTGAAACTCTAACGATATGAGTTTAACCTTTATTTTAAGATATGggatgttacaatatctcccccttgggatcattcatcctcgaatgatgggtttTGGTTAACTAGGCTAACGGAAACACGTGTTCACTACTGTAATGAACATTTGAATGCTAATAAACTGAATAGGATGGCTAAACTGAATAGCTTACTGAACTGAATAGTTATTGAACTAGCTAAATGAGACTAACTAAGTGACTAAtaagctaactgaatactggaaaCATGGAACTATAGAGTGAAATATAAATGGGAAGATAAATTCATTTTTGTCTAACtcttcaaagagatagggatattTGGACCTCATCTCTTCGGCGTCCCACGTAGCCTCCTCTACTTTATGACTCCTCTAAAGGAATTTCACTGAGGCCACTTCATTATTGTtcacttgcgaacctgacgatcaacGATCTCCACtggaacttcttcataagacaaactATCATAGACCGTCATGCTATTAGTCGGGACAACCAATGACgagtctcccacacactttctcaccatggacacatgaaacaatGGATGCACAACAATCAAGTCTTGTGGAAAATTAatctcataagccacttgaccaaccTTTTGCtggattctgtatggtccaatatagcaggtactaagcttccccttcttaccaaaccttatAACTCTCTTCATAGGCAAAACTTtaagaaacacccaatcatcaacttgaaactctaagtcccttcaccTCACATCTCTATAAGACTTCTGGTGATTCTGAGCCATTCTCAAACACGCTTGAataaacttgactttctccatagcctgatagaccaagtctggtcctaacgACTCTGCTTCatcaacttcaaaccaaccatcGGTGATCTATATCTGCACCCATACAAAGAAtcatacggtgccatcccaatactagcatggtaactattattgtaaatAGACTTAATAAGAGataggtggtcatcccaattaccattgaaatcaagcaCACAtgcttactgaactgaatgaatacatgattactgaactaaatgtctactgaactaactgaatactaagttgtttgaatactggattaactgaatacatgagtgctagaCTGACATCCGAGTACTAAGcttacatgaatattataacatgagatctgaatagcatATCTGTCTGATCATCGATCTGCGGATGAAAGTTGTGCTAAGGTTAACTATGGTagccaatcctttctgaaatgatCTTTAAAAGTTTGCTGCGAACTaggcaccacgatctgaaatgatGGACGCTCGAACGATTTCTCGAAAATAACTTACCATAGTCCGATGCTAAATCTATCATCTTAACAGGCAAGAAGTGTgccgacttcgtaagtctatccataatcacccaaatcGGGTCATGCCTCCTAACTAAACGAGGTCGACCTTTTctaaagtccatatttatcatctcccatttccaaacaggaatatctatattctgagccaagccaccaagcCTCTAGTGTTTGGCTTTCACTTGCAGACGATTtgggacacttagccacaaaccctgtcacattctttttcatatcgttccactaataaatctccttaagatcatgatacatcttcgtggaatctaggtgaatggaatacctgaaattgtgagcttctgatataatccgctctctgagcccatctacatctggaagtACAATCTGCCTTGGTATCTCATAGTACCATCATCTCCCTCTATGTTAAAAAGCCGACGCTTTatgtttgtgaatcccctcttccATCTGCAACTAGTAgggatcaccaaactgcttctttCTAATTTCAATGACTAAAGAGGTATAAGCCATGTTCTGGGAAACAACTCAacccacttcggagtctgaaagtcAAACTCCTATCTTGTATAAGCGGTGAACTCCTTTTACCATAGTTCTCTTGCCTGCCTCAATCATGATTTGTACTTCCCATACGTGATTTCtttctgagatacttcctaaaatactcatagtactatTGTGTGCCAAGTCTTTGACTAGCAccctaaagattagagtctcgtgtaatggcactacccttgtgacacataactgggcatgatcttatagatTTTTTGTGATCGTCTAGGTGATAATAACTGAACTTGACACAATTCGATCAACGATCATTCCACTCACTTCGGGTTTCTTCTAAATTGAGGCATATTCCTTGTGGAGACTACTCATTATGTCAacctaactgaactgaggttcttcatatctcatgctaacccttcgggtcttcaattatctcactatACTTATTGGCTCTTTAtacatctcccccttagaccaaggctaacgtctTAAACTTGCAAATTCTTATCTTTTGTTAGGATCCAATTAACTTTCCTTCTCTtttgtaattcctttgtactctacaacactgatgACTCTTTTTTTTTCGACTCACTTCTAAGCAATTTATTATTGGGAAAAATTAAATTACTTACATGAAcaggttgctactgtattcataactggcatactctatCTTAATGACTTAACTCTACTCACATTGTATATCTTAGGGAAACCCCTTTTTGAAAATTCTAAAAagttattcttctgtagtttgctttCTTTTGGCTTAGCTAATTTCTTCTTCTACTAATCACTCTACTTTGAatttaacttaagcccttggtttctaacacacattcggatgtattcgaactgtcacccacttaaggtgttcatctgactaaggaaatcaaatcatacttctactagttctgctgaaattgctaatgcattgtatctactcaaaacttatgTACTATTTTTCTattaatcacctgctagcttcatattttcttattctacTCTGAATAaactaagttatttctaactcccCCTCATCATCTGATGTTATTCTATGgtcgtatactatcttttctgaactatggatcacacttaagaaactttcatctatcttata from Lycium barbarum isolate Lr01 chromosome 10, ASM1917538v2, whole genome shotgun sequence includes:
- the LOC132612842 gene encoding uncharacterized protein LOC132612842 → MAPFEALYRRKCRSPIEWFDAFEVRPWGTDLLRESLDKVKQIQKNLLAAQSRQKEYADRKVLDLEFMVGKQVLLKVSPMKDKNLSYEEEPIKILDGEVCKLRSKEIASVKVQWKNRPVEEAT